Genomic window (Cryptococcus neoformans var. grubii H99 chromosome 9, complete sequence):
TCCAACAATCGCAAAACGCTCTCATAGAGGCACAACAAATTATGCATCAACGCGTCGCTGAAGCAATcgcggagaaggaagcgagAGCAAAGTTACAAGACGAGGCGGATGGTCAAACGAAGATAATAAAGAAGTTGAAAGAGAGGCAGGACGCAGTAGCAGCGGCCTCGCAGACTGGGATGTCAGATCACGAATGGGCGATAACGCAAGAGCGAGACAAGTTGCTGGTGAGTTCTTGTATTTCAAAATTTAATCTCCATATTGACTTGTTTCAGAAATTGCTCAAATGCTCTTGTTGCGAACAAAACTTCAAGCAACAGGTTATTGTTAAATGCATGCACAGTAAGTTGCTCAATTTGTCCAATGCGGGACATATACTAACATAGGAGTCAAGCTTTCTGCAAGCAATGTCTTGAGCAGCGCATCGCCTCTCGTCAACGGAAATGTCCGGCCTGTGGATTGGCCTTCGCGAAGGAAGATATACAAACATTGTATTGGCAATAATCTGGCTACGCCCGTTTCAGATTGCGTCGTCTTGACACCGCAGAGCGGTTGCGCCATGCTGTCGCCTCCATGCTCGGCTCTTCGGTTACGCAGGGCCTATCTATCTGAGGGACTGTTTGCATCTTGTGTGTCAATGTCACGGTAGAAGATGCCCATCGAGCCGAGcaatgaaagagaaagtgCACCATTCATGTCAGAAAAGattgtttttgtttgtACAATTACGGGTTTTGAGGCCCCCTTGTAGCAGTATAGGTGTGAGCAGAGCATGCATAGATGCCATCAGAGTCAAAAGTAAACGAACTAGTTGTCGAGAACTAACTTGCAGCACAAGAAGACAGTTTTAAGATTGCATTATTATCAATGTAAAGCGAATGTGGTAAATGCATGTACACACGCTAGCCGTCTCCTATATACGTCATATTTCTTCTCATCTAAGGACCGGGGCCTTCTTTGAGCCTACATACGAACGGTCAGTGAGGGCAGATTGcaataaagaaaaaggcaacTCACGATGATCTTCCTGCCCTAAGCACTTCGTCCACATTCAACAAGTTCACAGCAATAGTCGCCCTAGGACCGAACATTAGATTGACTCTCAACTTCAACTATAAGCAGACTACTCACGCTCCGTGCAACATCTGCCTTTTCACTCTGTAGTTATCCCACACACCTTCGGCGACAGGATCCATTGGCTCACCACTCTTCAAATCCAAACCCACGACGCCATCCTCACCGGCCTCCTCCAACTCTTGCTGCAAACCCACGATGGCATCCTGCACGTCATATCCTCCGTTCGCGGCAAGAGTCTTGGGGATTACAAGCATAGCCTCGGCGAAAGCTTGGACACCTAGCTTGGCTCGGCCCTTGGCGAGAGTCTTCAAAGAAGAATTGAGATGAGCTGAGCAGGCGAGCTCGAACGCACCCGCACCGGGAATAACAGAGTTGTCTTCGATGGCGTTCTTGATGGAACGGAAACCGTCTCGAAGAGCATCTTGAATCTGGGTCATGGTATGCGCGTTGGGACCCTTAATGAGCATGGTAACGGACTTTGGTTCCTTCACATCCTCCACAAAAGTGTACTTTTCTTCACCAAGAGTGTGCTCGTAAACAAGGCCAGCCCAACCAAGGATGTCTGGGGTCAAATCCTCGACGGAATTTTGAGCGACACCGCCACATGCAAATTGTAATCTTAAGCGTTGTTAGCATGGCAGGCATTCGAGCTTGATGGTTGTACTTACCGCTCCATGTTCCTTCTCTTCGCACGCCTTAAAGCGAGAATACCGTTCTTAGCGAGGACATCCAAGCTCATGGGATCGATGCCCTTTTGGTTGATCACAACGAAATTCTTGGGCTTCTCATTTGATCCAATAGCCACATCACACACAGCGTTCTTGAGCTCAACGATCTTCTTAAGCTTAGAGTCAACGAATCGTCTTTCAGACTCAACAAGTTTTTCCCTTTGCTCCGCTGAGGAATAGAAGAAGCCTGAGTTGACCTCGGTCTTCTCATACTCGAGGGAAACGTTGAGCGTCAAGATGTAGGCGTTCTCCACTCGCTTAGGCATGTCAGGATGTCTAGCACCATGGTCCATAACCAATCCCCGAATCAGCTGGGTGTCTGTGTCGGTCTTGTGTTGCATTTTCATCACTTCAATCATATGCAGGTCAATGGGTTCTCGATAAGCTCCAGGTTCGATGACTTCAGGAGGCTggatggcaaggacagCGTCGACAACATCCGCGGAGAGTTTTTGAGCGAGTTTGGCGTGGAGCTTCGTAGCAAGGGAGGTGTGGGAAACGGAAATGAGATTGGCACGGTCAAGTTTAGGAGTTTGCTTGAAAGAGTCAAGGAACTGGACTCCTGCGCATTAGCCGACAATCGCACTGACTACATACCGCACTCACGTTCAACGCCTCCTTTTTAGCAATGTCAAAACCATCTCCAATCACTCGTGGGTGAACACCTTCCTGGATATACCTGTCCGCCTGCTTCAAAAGTTCCCCGACGAGAAGAACAACCGACGTTGTGCCATCACCGCATTGCTCATCCTGCGCCACAGCGGTTCGAGCGATCATAGCGGCAGTGGGATTCTAGAAAAGATAAATTCAACTGAGAATCGCTATTGGTAATAGCCACTATACCTACCTGGATCTGCATCTCAGATAGAAGGACTTTACCATCCTAAAGGCTGAATCAGCTATCATGCCATGCCCTGCCATTAAGTTCGGGCGATTTATTTACCTTGGTCATCTTAATTTGCCCAGAGCCGTCCACCAACATTTTGATCGTTCCTCTAGGACCTATTCAGGCGGTTAGACACTTCCATTCCCTGACAGCTTTATAGAACGAACCGAGATTGGACTTGACGACATTCGCAAGACCAACGGCACCAGCCTAGAAATTTCAATTTCAGTTCTCACTCTTAAGGATACCCGATGTTTCGGTGGCTCACAGTGTTGACCTGGAGAGCCTGCGTCCTCCTCACACTCTCAGCTTTTGGGTTTATGAGTTCTATGCTGGACATGGCAGCAGATTCGTGGGAATAGGATGTTATATGTTACAGAGGCTCTGCAGTGGAATACGAAGGAACACCACGGTGGAGAACAACGCGTCTAACGCAtctttttttgcttttttgTTTATCACTTTTTTCCCGCCAGATCGGGACACCAACTCAGTCGGTGGAGGTAGCTCGCTTGACAGATACTTATGGTATATACTGTAACATCATCGCCTCTTTCCGCCCAGCACGGCATCATGTCCCTCAACTCGGTCGTCAACAGGCTCGTGAGAGCAGCCGCAGGTATTTCACAAGACATATCAGATGTAGAACTCGACGCGCATGTCGCGCAACTGCTTGCCGAAGAGGCCAAAGCCAAGGAGTTGAAATGGAGTGAACTCGGCTTGACCGGCCTTTTGGGAAACTCCATGGCCGCCGGCAGAGATTCGTGAGTATCTGTTAGCGTGATCATATTGTACCTAACCGCGGCAGTCCGGACCCGTTGCCGAGGCCAAACAAGCGATTCCTCGCTTCCGTAATTCGAACAGTAGACGGCCACAACAATGCCCTTTTGCGATCTCAAGCCGAAGCTGCAAAACAGGCGAGGAATGAGAGAATGCCAGGTCCTTCAAGGACAAACGTTGGATCCAGCAGGCGGATTACTGGCGGTGCTGCTGGTCGTCTATTTGGAGGAGCAGTAAAGGACATGGCAAGGTACGAATCTGCAAGAACACGGGATAGAAGACGAGAGCATAGAGGGGATGAAAGGACAGTAAAAAGGCAAGAcgaagaaagaggggagGACGAAGTAGGGTCTTCTCGATACGACGATGATCATCGTGGCGAAAAACGCCACAGGGAGGACAACGACAGGAGACCTAGAAATGTGGATAAGGACAGTCCTGACAATACTCGCAAAAGTCGGGGCGACGATTATGATCGTTTTGATAGACGGCGCGGACGTCGACGGGACCGTTCTCATGAGCGAAAAGGCTATGGGTCTGATGAAGACCGGTCTCGAGGCAAATCTCGGCGAGCAGAcgccgatgatgataacGAACGGGATCGGGaaaggcgaaggagaagataTGACCGCGATTCACACTCGCCCTCCCCATCTAAGCCGCGACATTCGTCGATCAAGTCATCGCCAGCACCAAAACCTCCACGAGAACCGTCTCCGCAGGCGTCACCTCAAGATTTATCTAGCTCCCCTTCGCCGCCACCCGTATCCAAGATGGACAAATATTTTGAGTCCTCGTACGATCCGAGATTAGATTTACCTGCAGTTCCTGCGCAAGGATTGGTGGCTGAAATAGGATGGGATAACATGTTGGCAATACTCAAGGAGCGAGGCAAGAAGGTATGTTGTCACTTGTATTTCTACATATTATCTCATTAAAATTCGCTTCAGAAACGACGGAACTCCCCCAGTTTGTCAGACGATGAACCTGCTCCACCACCCGGTATCCTGCCACGCAAGAGGGCATATTCACCCGATACACTTGCTCGGAAAGCTGAGAGGAAAGGACGCAAAACAgcgagggaggaaagaaggaagcggcGGGGCGATATTGAcagcgaagatgagggagatAGGGCCAAGAGACGAGAacgaaggaaggaaaaggaaaaggagaaggctaATGGCGAACAGCAGGGTGGAGGACTGCTCGACGGATATGAGTATACTAAAAAGGGCAGCGTGAGAGAGTGGGATATGGGGAAATAATTAGTCGTAAAGTGATGGGAGACTGTATTATGTATAATCTTTGTCATCAATCATTCGCATAGGATAGCAGTATGTTAAATTTGTACGTTTTCCCTACGTATTGATCGTAATTATCTGTCTCTCTTTACCATCCAACCATATTCTTCACCATCTAGAATGGTTATGGCATCCTGTCAGCGACATTCGTGTTCTATTGATCTGACACTCACTGTTCGCGCGTAAGGGATGTAAGAGAGTGAGTACCACAAATATGCTAGGTACTGGATAATGACAAAGATGATACACAAAATAGTCGGTAGCACGAATGCACTGACAAACGTCATGATGATTGAAGCAAGCATAAGGACTGTTGCAACTATTCTGACAGGCTTAAACATCTTCTCAAGTTGAGTCTTGAAGCCAATAAGGAAACCGGTGCCgatgagagagatgatACCGCCAACGGCGAAAAGGGCTAAGGCCTGTTATTAGCTTCTACCAGCACGGATATAGATGGTACGCACTGGCAAAAGCCCCAGTTGCTCCCAAAAAGAGCAAAATAGCACCCAATAAACTGATGGCCAATCCTCCAACAAAACCTGAAATGACAATCAGTCGGAACTCACACTCTTGGGAGATCATTTACAAGCTGCAAAACCACCCAGTCGTTGAGTACGCGTCAAGCCGAGGGCAGAGAATGCTGACTCGTTCTGGGAAGAGAGTTACTTGAAGTTGTCAATGAGGCAAGTGAATAACTTACTCCCCCAAAGATGGCATCATCCGTCTGGGCTTCCAAGTCTGACGATCAGTTC
Coding sequences:
- a CDS encoding T-complex protein 1 subunit zeta; translated protein: MSSIELINPKAESVRRTQALQVNTAGAVGLANVVKSNLGPRGTIKMLVDGSGQIKMTKDGKVLLSEMQIQNPTAAMIARTAVAQDEQCGDGTTSVVLLVGELLKQADRYIQEGVHPRVIGDGFDIAKKEALNFLDSFKQTPKLDRANLISVSHTSLATKLHAKLAQKLSADVVDAVLAIQPPEVIEPGAYREPIDLHMIEVMKMQHKTDTDTQLIRGLVMDHGARHPDMPKRVENAYILTLNVSLEYEKTEVNSGFFYSSAEQREKLVESERRFVDSKLKKIVELKNAVCDVAIGSNEKPKNFVVINQKGIDPMSLDVLAKNGILALRRAKRRNMERLQFACGGVAQNSVEDLTPDILGWAGLVYEHTLGEEKYTFVEDVKEPKSVTMLIKGPNAHTMTQIQDALRDGFRSIKNAIEDNSVIPGAGAFELACSAHLNSSLKTLAKGRAKLGVQAFAEAMLVIPKTLAANGGYDVQDAIVGLQQELEEAGEDGVVGLDLKSGEPMDPVAEGVWDNYRVKRQMLHGAATIAVNLLNVDEVLRAGRSSLKEGPGP
- a CDS encoding vesicle transporter SFT2B, encoding MSSRKWYNLEAQTDDAIFGGNESAFSALGLTRTQRLGGFAACFVGGLAISLLGAILLFLGATGAFATLFAVGGIISLIGTGFLIGFKTQLEKMFKPVRIVATVLMLASIIMTFVSAFVLPTILCIIFVIIQYLAYLWYSLSYIPYARTMVKNMVGW